Proteins found in one Fibrobacter succinogenes genomic segment:
- a CDS encoding AAA family ATPase, translating to MMAKRLRQIAIYGKGGIGKSTTTQNLTAGLVEQGKHVLVVGCDPK from the coding sequence ATTATGGCAAAACGTTTACGTCAGATCGCAATCTACGGTAAGGGCGGCATCGGTAAATCTACTACGACTCAGAATTTGACCGCAGGCCTTGTAGAACAAGGTAAACACGTTCTTGTTGTCGGTTGCGACCCCAAG